The genomic stretch CTCTGCGAGCTTTTCCTTGAAGGTGGTTTTCACAGACACGCTATCAATGACCGCGTCCACGGCAACGCCTGAAAGACGTTTCTGTTCTTCCAGACTGATGCCGAGTTTTTTGAAAGTCTCCAATAATTCAGGATCCACTTCATCCAGGCTCTTTAACTCTTTCTTCTTTTTGGGTGCGGCATAGTAGATGATGTCCTGATAATTTACCGGGTTGTAGTGCACGTGCGCCCAGGTCGGCTCGGTCATCTGCTGCCAGCCGCGATAGGCCTCCAGCCGCCACTCCAGCAACCAGTCGGGTTCGTTCTTTTTCTGGGATATCAGTCGAACCACATCTTCGCTGAGGCCTTTTGGGATGGCTTCGGTTTCGATGTTGCTGGTAAATCCATATTTGTATTCGCCCTGGGTAAATTCCTCCAGGATGTCATTCTGATCAGCCATACGCTGCTTCTCCTCGTTTTTCAAAATTTATACTGCGAAGCTTTCTCCGCATCCGCACGTACGGCTTGCATTCGGATTGATGAACTGAAAGCCCTTGCCGTTGAGGCCACCCGAATAATCCAGTTCAGTGCCTACCAGGTAGAGAAAACTTTTCTTGTCCACCACGATCCGGATGCCCTGATCTTCGAACATCTGATCGCCGTCCTTCTTCTCCGCGTCGAAGTCGAGATGATACATCAAACCAGAACATCCTCCGCCCGAAACGCCTACGCGAACGAAACTGGATTCCGGCTGGTGGCCGTCTTCCTGCATGAGGGTAATCAATTTTTGCTTAGCTTTGTCTGTTACCTTAATCATTTTGAACAACTTAAGGTTCTTATTCTTATTTAGATTAATTCTAAATAGTGTTTGACAAAAGTATGAAAGTTGTTCCACTTATCAAACGGCATGTTGCAGGAAC from Flavobacteriales bacterium encodes the following:
- a CDS encoding iron-sulfur cluster assembly accessory protein, whose amino-acid sequence is MIKVTDKAKQKLITLMQEDGHQPESSFVRVGVSGGGCSGLMYHLDFDAEKKDGDQMFEDQGIRIVVDKKSFLYLVGTELDYSGGLNGKGFQFINPNASRTCGCGESFAV